One region of Eupeodes corollae chromosome 1, idEupCoro1.1, whole genome shotgun sequence genomic DNA includes:
- the LOC129954156 gene encoding long-chain-fatty-acid--CoA ligase 1 isoform X2, with the protein MACCGQVTVIRPPIEMISQSDVLKLRYDYLSVDDNSRGPDQIHVSKFYKESKNGKFVSYITENVRTLYQTFREGAYASNNGPCLGWRETLSSNYQWMNYDEALLRAKNFGSGMISLGIKPKQLIGIYSLNRPEWILFEQGCYSYSLVVVPLYDTLGPDACAFIIRQTEMQIIVVEDDGKANMLLEKAPRTMKILVTIKGVKQKTMERARSRGVQIFTFDEVEKLGAKGAHLEVPPTPEDLCTICYTSGTTGNPKGVMLTHGNVVAGVCSVILQLGDHKIRAGDIMISFLPLAHMFERCCENGIYYVGGAVGFYSGDIKELTNDLKALKPTVMPAVPRLLNRVYDKIQVDITNSSIKRMLFRMALNSKEAEIRRGIMRRNGFWDKLVFKKVHQAFGGNLRLMVVGSAPLAGNVLTFIRCALGCLVVEGYGQTECTGAITLTVQGDFVPEHVGPPVSCNAVKLVDVPEMEYFASQNTGEVCVRGSNVFHGYFKDPQKTSEAIDSEGWHHTGDVGKWLPNGTLKIIDRRKHIFKLSQGEYIVPEKIENIYTTSQYVNQVFVYGESLKSCIVAVVVPDVDVLKTWAQENAVKGTLSVLCNNPDVKNLIMNDMIAWGKQGGLKSFEQVKDIYLHPDPFSVQNGLLTPTYKTKRPQLKSYFKPQLEDMYKHLD; encoded by the exons GGTCCTGATCAAATTCAcgtttcaaaattctataagGAATCCAAGAACGGCAAATTCGTAAGTTATATTACGGAGAATGTTCGAACCCTTTATCAGACTTTCCGAGAGGGAGCGTACGCATCAAACAATGGGCCATGTCTTGGATGGCGAGAGACATTATCATCAAACTACCAG TGGATGAATTATGATGAAGCTCTATTACGGGCCAAAAATTTTGGATCCGGAATGATCTCATTAGGCATTAAACCAAAACAACTAATTGGTATTTACTCATTAAATCGTCCCGAATGGATACTTTTCGAGCAGGGATGTTATTCGTACTCGCTGGTGGTAGTTCCTTTATATGATACCCTTGGACCAGATGCATGTGCTTTTATTATCCGTCAAACAGAAATGCAAATTATAGTTGTAGAAGACGATGGCAAGGCAAATATGCTATTAGAAAAGGCTCCACGTACCATGAAGATATTGGTTACAATTAAAGGAGTTAAACAAAAGACTATGGAAAGAGCTAGAAGTCGTGGTGTTCAGATATTTACATTCGATGAAGTTGAGAAACTAGGAGCAAAAGGTGCTCATTTAGAAGTACCACCAACCCCAGAGGATCTATGCACAATTTGTTATACTTCTGGAACAACAGGCAATCCAAAGGGTGTTATGTTGACACATGGAAATGTTGTGGCTGGAGTGTGTTCAGTTATTTTACAACTtg GTGATCACAAAATACGTGCTGGAGATATTATGATTTCATTCTTACCACTTGCTCATATGTTCGAAAGATGCTGTGAAAATGGAATTTACTATGTTGGTGGGGCTGTAGGATTCTATTCGGGCGATATCAAAGAGTTAACCAATGACCTGAAGGCTTTGAAGCCAACAGTAATGCCTGCTGTTCCAAGACTCTTGAATAGGGTTTATGATAAAATTCAAGTGGACATAACAAACTCGTCAATTAAACGAATGCTTTTCCGAATGGCTTTGAATTCCAAAGAGGCCGAAATTCGCAGAGGTATCATGAGGAGAAATGGATTTTGGgataagttagtttttaaaaaagttcaccaag ctttCGGAGGAAATCTTCGATTGATGGTTGTCGGATCAGCACCTCTTGCTGGAAATGTACTGACGTTCATACGTTGTGCCTTAGGATGCCTCGTTGTAGAAGGCTATGGCCAAACTGAATGTACTGGAGCAATAACCCTTACTGTTCAAGGAGACTTTGTCCCAGAACATGTTGGCCCACCAGTTTCCTGTAATGCTGTTAAA CTTGTAGACGTTCCAGAAATGGAGTATTTCGCTTCCCAAAACACAGGCGAAGTATGTGTTCGAGGTTCAAATGTATTCCACgg ATACTTTAAAGATCCTCAAAAAACAAGTGAAGCAATTGATTCTGAAGGATGGCATCATACTGGTGATGTTGGTAAATGGTTACCAAATGGAACACTGAAGATTATTGACAGAAGAAAACATATATTCAAATTAAGTCAGGGTGAATATATTGTGCcggagaaaattgaaaatatttacacaACAAGTCAATACGTTAATCAAGTATTTGTGTATGGTGAAAGTTTAAAg AGCTGTATAGTTGCTGTAGTGGTTCCTGACGTAGACGTTCTTAAAACATGGGCTCAAGAAAACGCAGTTAAAGGCACACTGTCAGTTTTATGCAATAATCCAGATGTGAAGAACCTTATCATGAACGATATGATTGCATGGGGAAAACAAGGAGGACTTAAATCATTTGAACAg GTGAAAGACATCTACCTGCATCCGGATCCATTTTCTGTTCAAAACGGATTACTTACACCaacctacaaaacaaaaaggccGCAACTTAAAAGTTACTTCAAACCCCAATTGGAAGATATGTACAAGCATTTGGACtaa
- the LOC129954156 gene encoding long-chain-fatty-acid--CoA ligase 1 isoform X3 — MACCGQVTVIRPPIEMISQSDVLKGPDQIHVSKFYKESKNGKFVSYITENVRTLYQTFREGAYASNNGPCLGWRETLSSNYQWMNYDEALLRAKNFGSGMISLGIKPKQLIGIYSLNRPEWILFEQGCYSYSLVVVPLYDTLGPDACAFIIRQTEMQIIVVEDDGKANMLLEKAPRTMKILVTIKGVKQKTMERARSRGVQIFTFDEVEKLGAKGAHLEVPPTPEDLCTICYTSGTTGNPKGVMLTHGNVVAGVCSVILQLGDHKIRAGDIMISFLPLAHMFERCCENGIYYVGGAVGFYSGDIKELTNDLKALKPTVMPAVPRLLNRVYDKIQVDITNSSIKRMLFRMALNSKEAEIRRGIMRRNGFWDKLVFKKVHQAFGGNLRLMVVGSAPLAGNVLTFIRCALGCLVVEGYGQTECTGAITLTVQGDFVPEHVGPPVSCNAVKLVDVPEMEYFASQNTGEVCVRGSNVFHGYFKDPQKTSEAIDSEGWHHTGDVGKWLPNGTLKIIDRRKHIFKLSQGEYIVPEKIENIYTTSQYVNQVFVYGESLKSCIVAVVVPDVDVLKTWAQENAVKGTLSVLCNNPDVKNLIMNDMIAWGKQGGLKSFEQVKDIYLHPDPFSVQNGLLTPTYKTKRPQLKSYFKPQLEDMYKHLD, encoded by the exons GGTCCTGATCAAATTCAcgtttcaaaattctataagGAATCCAAGAACGGCAAATTCGTAAGTTATATTACGGAGAATGTTCGAACCCTTTATCAGACTTTCCGAGAGGGAGCGTACGCATCAAACAATGGGCCATGTCTTGGATGGCGAGAGACATTATCATCAAACTACCAG TGGATGAATTATGATGAAGCTCTATTACGGGCCAAAAATTTTGGATCCGGAATGATCTCATTAGGCATTAAACCAAAACAACTAATTGGTATTTACTCATTAAATCGTCCCGAATGGATACTTTTCGAGCAGGGATGTTATTCGTACTCGCTGGTGGTAGTTCCTTTATATGATACCCTTGGACCAGATGCATGTGCTTTTATTATCCGTCAAACAGAAATGCAAATTATAGTTGTAGAAGACGATGGCAAGGCAAATATGCTATTAGAAAAGGCTCCACGTACCATGAAGATATTGGTTACAATTAAAGGAGTTAAACAAAAGACTATGGAAAGAGCTAGAAGTCGTGGTGTTCAGATATTTACATTCGATGAAGTTGAGAAACTAGGAGCAAAAGGTGCTCATTTAGAAGTACCACCAACCCCAGAGGATCTATGCACAATTTGTTATACTTCTGGAACAACAGGCAATCCAAAGGGTGTTATGTTGACACATGGAAATGTTGTGGCTGGAGTGTGTTCAGTTATTTTACAACTtg GTGATCACAAAATACGTGCTGGAGATATTATGATTTCATTCTTACCACTTGCTCATATGTTCGAAAGATGCTGTGAAAATGGAATTTACTATGTTGGTGGGGCTGTAGGATTCTATTCGGGCGATATCAAAGAGTTAACCAATGACCTGAAGGCTTTGAAGCCAACAGTAATGCCTGCTGTTCCAAGACTCTTGAATAGGGTTTATGATAAAATTCAAGTGGACATAACAAACTCGTCAATTAAACGAATGCTTTTCCGAATGGCTTTGAATTCCAAAGAGGCCGAAATTCGCAGAGGTATCATGAGGAGAAATGGATTTTGGgataagttagtttttaaaaaagttcaccaag ctttCGGAGGAAATCTTCGATTGATGGTTGTCGGATCAGCACCTCTTGCTGGAAATGTACTGACGTTCATACGTTGTGCCTTAGGATGCCTCGTTGTAGAAGGCTATGGCCAAACTGAATGTACTGGAGCAATAACCCTTACTGTTCAAGGAGACTTTGTCCCAGAACATGTTGGCCCACCAGTTTCCTGTAATGCTGTTAAA CTTGTAGACGTTCCAGAAATGGAGTATTTCGCTTCCCAAAACACAGGCGAAGTATGTGTTCGAGGTTCAAATGTATTCCACgg ATACTTTAAAGATCCTCAAAAAACAAGTGAAGCAATTGATTCTGAAGGATGGCATCATACTGGTGATGTTGGTAAATGGTTACCAAATGGAACACTGAAGATTATTGACAGAAGAAAACATATATTCAAATTAAGTCAGGGTGAATATATTGTGCcggagaaaattgaaaatatttacacaACAAGTCAATACGTTAATCAAGTATTTGTGTATGGTGAAAGTTTAAAg AGCTGTATAGTTGCTGTAGTGGTTCCTGACGTAGACGTTCTTAAAACATGGGCTCAAGAAAACGCAGTTAAAGGCACACTGTCAGTTTTATGCAATAATCCAGATGTGAAGAACCTTATCATGAACGATATGATTGCATGGGGAAAACAAGGAGGACTTAAATCATTTGAACAg GTGAAAGACATCTACCTGCATCCGGATCCATTTTCTGTTCAAAACGGATTACTTACACCaacctacaaaacaaaaaggccGCAACTTAAAAGTTACTTCAAACCCCAATTGGAAGATATGTACAAGCATTTGGACtaa